From Leptodactylus fuscus isolate aLepFus1 chromosome 11, aLepFus1.hap2, whole genome shotgun sequence, one genomic window encodes:
- the LOC142184716 gene encoding 3-galactosyl-N-acetylglucosaminide 4-alpha-L-fucosyltransferase FUT3-like, with amino-acid sequence MILTSVNHKHLKILFFFLCLFLLCFLWKREDISSGVSTNLQELVCQEKGTQKVTQKPTDIIHSMPSKKPVEDIVVLIWTWPWGYKSPLDKCPDYDIFGCKLTVDRSLYSVADAVLIHHADIMSSKDFLPQEPKPNFQRWIWYNMEPPRIIWNLNMLDNLFNMTMTFRKDSDIFIPYGRMEPLKERGQNFTIPKKSKLVSWVVSKWYPGAPRIAYYEELKKHISVDVYGAKHQKLSWNDFHPTISQYKFYLAFENSIYKDYITEKLWSNAFGTWTVPVVLGTSRKNYERFVPGDAFIHVDDFSSPKELAAYLLELDKDDEKYRKYFNWRLHYRVSPNKGPSYEYCRICKIIRENPIYQVIHSVEKWFLEDLLYGTLTTDTSTSTSRTGRWSPKSHL; translated from the coding sequence ATGATCTTGACTTCGGTCAACCACAAGCACCTAAAGATACTGTTTTTCTTCCTTTGCCTGTTCCTCTTATGTTTTCTATGGAAACGTGAAGATATTTCCTCGGGGGTGTCAACAAATCTTCAAGAGCTGGTTTGTCAAGAAAAAGGGACCCAAAAAGTCACCCAAAAACCAACAGACATTATTCACTCTATGCCTTCAAAGAAACCTGTAGAGGACATTGTGGTGCTCATTTGGACATGGCCTTGGGGATATAAATCCCCATTAGATAAGTGTCCCGATTATGATATATTTGGATGCAAGCTGACGGTAGACAGAAGTCTGTATAGTGTTGCCGACGCCGTCCTGATTCATCATGCAGATATTATGTCTAGCAAAGACTTTTTGCCCCAAGAGCCAAAACCTAATTTTCAGCGTTGGATCTGGTACAATATGGAGCCCCCAAGGATTATTTGGAACTTGAACATGTTGGATAACCTATTCAACATGACCATGACCTTCCGGAAAGATTCGGATATATTTATTCCATATGGTCGGATGGAACCTTTAAAGGAAAGGGGTCAGAACTTCACCATTCCCAAAAAATCTAAGTTGGTCTCTTGGGTTGTTAGTAAGTGGTACCCTGGTGCCCCCCGTATCGCTTACTATGAGGAACTCAAAAAACACATCTCTGTTGATGTCTATGGGGCCAAACACCAGAAACTGAGCTGGAATGATTTTCATCCAACCATATCTCAGTATAAATTCTACTTGGCCTTTGAGAATTCAATCTACAAGGATTATATCACAGAGAAGTTATGGTCCAATGCTTTTGGGACATGGACAGTTCCAGTTGTGTTGGGAACATCTCGGAAGAACTATGAACGTTTTGTCCCTGGAGATGCCTTCATTCACGTCGATGATTTCTCAAGCCCCAAAGAACTGGCCGCCTATCTTCTGGAGTTGGACAAGGATGATGAGAAGTATAGGAAGTATTTCAACTGGAGACTTCATTATCGTGTGAGTCCCAACAAAGGTCCATCATATGAATACTGTAGGATATGCAAAATTATCCGAGAAAATCCCATTTACCAGGTCATTCACAGTGTGGAGAAATGGTTTCTGGAAGATTTATTATATGGAACGTTGACAACAGATACCTCTACTTCGACCTCCAGGACGGGCAGGTGGTCACCTAAGTCCCATCTATGA